Proteins found in one Campylobacter lari genomic segment:
- a CDS encoding ATP-dependent helicase has product MSFFEGLNDSQKEAIMHIDGAMLILAGAGSGKTKTITTRLAYLIDHVGIPAQNTLTLTFTNKAANVMKTRALALLQDQNLHNPLLCTFHKFGLLFLRLYSERINRANNFVIIDTDDKKKILKDLASENLQSSLASIGAYISNFKNQSKSAQEIRKELEFLKDEKNKNYEEIIHLYEQYEYFLIQNNFMDFDDLLMLTNKILEDEQFAKEQSQKYTYITVDEYQDTNALQYQILKKLCTSHENICVVGDDDQSIYGWRGAKIENILNFKEQFNNVKLVKLEQNYRSTSAILQAANELIEHNRKRLGKTLICTKDEGEEITILQNDDEKIESFKVAREVLKLLNSGINPSEIAILYRVNALSRALEEAFSKEKIPFKLLSGIRFYERAEIKDIISYLRLLSNLNDDYSFKRIINRPKRNFGNASLEKLENYAKENHLSLFESLCALQGSGFFSKKTDKELEKFILSIHKIKEKDDLLAMILALEEEFKIKEFYKDNPESEDKLLNIDELYANLKDKITHGNYNGLDDILNEISLLNEQDGLDKESICIMSIHASKGLEFDYVFIIGLEEGFFPLTSESSNIEEERRLAYVAITRAKKKLYLSYANSRFYKGSRTRLEKSRFFGESNVIKKELTLDHQKNCYKKGDLIKHKIFGIGRVTGVSKIGAEEKLTINFGGIERMIMSSFVEKVI; this is encoded by the coding sequence ATGAGCTTTTTTGAAGGTTTAAATGATAGCCAAAAAGAAGCTATCATGCATATTGATGGAGCCATGTTAATACTAGCAGGCGCAGGTAGTGGAAAGACTAAAACCATCACCACTAGGCTTGCTTATTTAATCGACCATGTAGGCATTCCTGCGCAAAATACCCTTACACTAACCTTTACAAATAAAGCTGCTAATGTAATGAAAACAAGAGCCTTGGCGCTTTTACAAGATCAAAATTTACACAATCCCCTTTTATGCACTTTTCATAAATTTGGCTTGTTATTTTTAAGACTTTATAGCGAAAGAATTAATAGGGCAAATAATTTTGTCATTATTGATACAGATGATAAAAAGAAAATACTAAAAGATTTAGCTAGTGAAAATTTGCAAAGCTCTTTAGCAAGCATAGGTGCTTATATTTCAAATTTTAAAAATCAAAGCAAAAGTGCTCAAGAAATACGCAAAGAATTAGAATTTTTAAAAGATGAAAAAAACAAAAATTACGAAGAAATCATTCATTTATATGAACAATATGAATATTTTTTAATCCAAAATAATTTTATGGATTTTGATGATTTACTCATGCTAACTAATAAAATTTTAGAAGATGAACAATTTGCAAAAGAGCAAAGTCAAAAATATACTTATATAACAGTAGATGAGTATCAAGATACCAATGCTTTACAATATCAAATTCTAAAAAAACTTTGCACGTCTCATGAAAATATTTGCGTGGTGGGTGATGATGATCAAAGTATTTATGGTTGGCGTGGGGCTAAAATAGAAAATATCTTAAATTTCAAAGAGCAATTTAACAATGTAAAATTAGTCAAATTAGAGCAAAACTACCGCTCAACTAGCGCTATTTTGCAAGCTGCAAATGAGCTTATAGAGCATAACAGAAAAAGATTAGGAAAAACTTTGATTTGCACCAAAGATGAAGGCGAAGAAATTACAATTTTACAAAATGATGATGAAAAAATTGAAAGTTTTAAGGTCGCAAGAGAAGTTTTAAAACTTTTAAACTCAGGAATTAATCCTAGTGAAATAGCCATACTTTATAGAGTAAATGCTCTATCTCGTGCTCTTGAAGAAGCTTTTAGTAAAGAAAAAATTCCTTTTAAATTGCTAAGCGGAATTCGTTTTTATGAAAGAGCTGAAATTAAAGATATTATTTCTTATTTAAGATTACTTTCAAATTTAAATGATGATTATTCTTTTAAACGTATTATCAACCGCCCTAAAAGAAATTTTGGTAATGCAAGTTTAGAAAAGCTAGAAAATTATGCCAAAGAAAATCATTTATCTTTATTTGAAAGTCTATGTGCTTTGCAAGGAAGTGGATTTTTTAGCAAAAAAACAGACAAAGAATTAGAAAAATTCATACTAAGCATACACAAAATCAAAGAAAAAGATGATTTACTTGCAATGATTTTAGCCTTAGAAGAAGAATTTAAAATCAAAGAATTTTATAAAGATAACCCAGAGAGCGAAGATAAACTTTTAAACATAGATGAACTTTATGCTAACTTAAAAGATAAAATCACTCATGGAAATTATAATGGCTTAGATGATATTTTAAATGAAATTTCTTTACTCAATGAGCAAGATGGACTTGATAAAGAAAGTATTTGTATTATGAGTATTCATGCAAGCAAAGGACTTGAGTTTGATTATGTTTTTATCATAGGCTTAGAAGAAGGATTTTTTCCACTCACTAGCGAATCAAGCAATATAGAAGAAGAAAGAAGACTTGCTTATGTAGCAATCACTAGAGCCAAGAAAAAACTTTACTTAAGCTATGCTAATTCTAGATTTTATAAAGGAAGTCGCACAAGATTAGAAAAAAGTAGATTTTTTGGCGAGAGTAATGTAATCAAAAAAGAATTAACACTAGATCACCAAAAAAATTGCTATAAAAAAGGCGATTTAATCAAACATAAAATTTTTGGCATAGGCAGAGTCACTGGGGTAAGTAAAATAGGCGCTGAAGAAAAACTCACGATTAATTTTGGAGGTATAGAAAGAATGATAATGTCAAGTTTTGTGGAAAAAGTGATATGA
- a CDS encoding ATP-dependent Clp protease adaptor ClpS — protein sequence MGLKSEILEQQKLAEPKMFKVLLLNDDVTTMDFVIEILMNIFHHDFEKASAIMLEIHHQGSGVCGIYTEEIALSKKQQVDTAAKNNDFPLQTRIEEQ from the coding sequence ATGGGTCTAAAAAGTGAAATTTTAGAGCAACAAAAACTAGCAGAACCTAAAATGTTTAAGGTTTTGCTTTTAAACGATGATGTTACCACTATGGATTTTGTAATTGAAATTTTAATGAATATTTTTCATCATGATTTTGAAAAAGCAAGTGCGATCATGCTTGAAATCCATCATCAAGGAAGTGGAGTTTGTGGTATATACACAGAAGAAATTGCACTTAGCAAAAAACAGCAAGTTGACACGGCAGCAAAAAACAATGATTTTCCACTCCAAACAAGGATAGAAGAACAATGA
- a CDS encoding M3 family oligoendopeptidase — translation MQNWNLSTLFKDEQELNLFLQKTQDEACEFKKQYENNLHSLSNEQFLQALKNYEELILKLSHILTYVYLNFAQDTTKGAFYAKYENLSKKIEENLLFFELEFCELKEEKSKTFITFCKDYEFYLNNLIKHKKHNLSKKEERVILALSSTGSNAFARLFDETFSALKFNFEGQKLSEEEILSKLYDKDRSIRKKASKCFSKTLKKQNKLLVYIFNMIKSELTSICELRSYESPETPRHIRNQISKKSVDALISASENSFDIVSKFYNAKKKILGYKKLKDYDRYAPIGKEMQVDFDQGKDIVLKAFEKFSKDFYMIAKEAFENNWIDVYPKEFKQSGAFSHSSTSLSHPFILLNYTNQRRDLFTLAHELGHTIHQKLSYKVSFLNQDTPLTTAETASVFAEMLIFDYIKENLDKEELLSLYAAKIEDIFATLYRQINFTTFERRFHAKKEELNAQELSEIWLEESRKMFQDSVVLTKNYGLWYSYIPHFIHSPFYCYAYAYAQLLVLALYGLYKSGKCIDFTSIYIEFLSSGGSKSPKELVAMFGFDIESDEFWNIGLEQVRILVDEFLRLSND, via the coding sequence ATGCAAAATTGGAACTTAAGTACATTATTTAAAGATGAGCAAGAATTAAATCTTTTTTTACAAAAAACCCAAGATGAAGCTTGTGAATTTAAAAAACAATATGAAAACAATCTTCATAGTTTAAGCAATGAGCAATTCTTGCAAGCTTTAAAAAACTATGAAGAATTAATCTTAAAACTTTCTCACATACTAACCTATGTGTATTTAAATTTTGCTCAAGATACTACCAAGGGTGCTTTTTATGCAAAATATGAAAATTTAAGTAAAAAAATAGAAGAAAATCTTTTATTTTTTGAACTTGAATTTTGCGAATTAAAAGAAGAAAAAAGCAAAACTTTCATCACATTTTGCAAAGATTATGAGTTTTATTTAAACAATCTTATCAAACACAAAAAACACAATCTTTCTAAAAAAGAAGAAAGAGTTATCCTAGCTCTATCAAGTACAGGTTCAAATGCATTTGCAAGATTATTTGATGAGACATTTAGTGCTTTAAAATTTAATTTTGAAGGGCAAAAATTAAGCGAAGAAGAAATTCTAAGCAAGCTTTATGATAAAGATAGAAGCATTAGAAAAAAAGCTTCAAAATGCTTTAGTAAAACTTTAAAAAAGCAAAATAAGCTTTTAGTATATATTTTCAATATGATTAAAAGCGAACTTACTAGTATTTGCGAGTTAAGATCTTATGAAAGCCCAGAAACTCCAAGACACATAAGAAATCAAATTTCTAAAAAAAGTGTTGATGCGCTTATTAGTGCTAGTGAGAATAGCTTTGATATTGTTTCTAAATTTTATAATGCAAAGAAAAAAATTCTAGGGTATAAAAAGTTAAAAGATTATGATCGATATGCGCCTATTGGAAAAGAAATGCAAGTTGATTTTGATCAAGGAAAGGATATAGTTTTAAAAGCCTTCGAAAAATTTTCTAAAGATTTTTATATGATAGCAAAAGAAGCTTTTGAGAATAATTGGATCGATGTTTATCCTAAAGAATTTAAACAAAGTGGTGCTTTTTCTCACTCAAGCACGTCACTAAGCCATCCTTTTATACTTTTAAACTATACCAACCAAAGACGTGATCTTTTCACTCTAGCACATGAGCTAGGCCACACTATACATCAAAAACTTTCTTATAAAGTAAGTTTTTTAAATCAAGATACACCTCTAACTACAGCAGAAACTGCTTCAGTATTCGCAGAGATGTTGATTTTTGATTATATTAAAGAAAATTTAGACAAAGAAGAGCTTTTATCTTTATATGCAGCAAAAATTGAAGATATTTTTGCTACTCTTTATAGACAAATTAATTTTACTACCTTTGAACGCAGATTTCATGCTAAAAAAGAAGAACTAAACGCTCAAGAACTAAGTGAAATTTGGCTTGAAGAATCAAGAAAAATGTTTCAAGATAGCGTAGTTTTAACCAAAAATTATGGCCTTTGGTATTCTTATATACCGCATTTTATACACTCTCCATTTTACTGCTATGCTTATGCTTATGCACAACTTTTAGTTTTAGCACTTTATGGTCTATATAAAAGTGGTAAATGTATTGATTTTACTTCAATTTATATTGAGTTTTTAAGTAGCGGGGGAAGCAAAAGTCCAAAAGAACTTGTAGCTATGTTTGGCTTTGATATAGAAAGCGATGAGTTTTGGAATATAGGCTTAGAGCAAGTTAGGATACTAGTAGATGAATTTTTAAGGCTAAGCAATGATTGA
- the sstT gene encoding serine/threonine transporter SstT, which produces MGLFSCAIKRYKNGNLILQICIGIVLGILVGVFSKDLAIFANIFGALFTGALKAIAPILVFILILTTICTKEFNHGSEKIKHIIFLYIFGTFLASLSAVSISFIFPVELVLSDVEKASTTSPAHIGEVFKTLLFQIVDNPIHALSSGNYLSILAWAIGGGFALRHCSNDAKQLFTDINEGVLKIVKFIVKLAPFGIFGLVANSVAQTGAAGLLSYIKLLIILVLTMFFVAFVINALIVFAYTKKNPYPLIFICLKHSAVFAFFTRSSAANIPVNMALCSKLNINNNLYSISIPLGATINMAGAAVTIAILSLAAAHTVGIEINFLQAMLLSVLAAFAACGASGVAGGSLLLIPLACSLFNIDYDIAMQVVAVGFIIGVIQDSVETALNSSTDVLFSAICSDNELNLKI; this is translated from the coding sequence ATGGGTTTATTCTCTTGTGCAATCAAACGCTATAAAAATGGAAATCTTATTTTGCAAATTTGCATAGGCATTGTTTTAGGAATTTTAGTAGGTGTATTTTCTAAAGATTTAGCTATTTTTGCAAATATTTTTGGTGCTTTATTTACAGGAGCTTTAAAAGCCATAGCGCCGATTTTGGTTTTTATCTTAATCTTAACAACCATTTGCACAAAAGAATTTAACCACGGAAGTGAGAAAATAAAACATATCATTTTCTTATATATATTTGGAACTTTCTTAGCTTCTTTAAGCGCAGTTAGCATAAGTTTTATTTTTCCTGTAGAATTAGTATTAAGTGATGTTGAAAAAGCATCCACTACAAGCCCTGCGCACATAGGTGAAGTATTTAAAACACTACTTTTTCAAATAGTAGACAATCCTATTCATGCCTTATCTTCAGGAAATTATTTAAGCATATTAGCTTGGGCTATAGGCGGGGGGTTTGCTCTAAGACATTGCTCAAATGATGCAAAGCAACTTTTTACTGACATCAACGAAGGTGTACTAAAAATCGTTAAATTTATAGTCAAACTTGCTCCTTTTGGAATTTTTGGACTTGTAGCAAATTCAGTTGCTCAAACAGGGGCGGCAGGACTTTTAAGTTATATTAAATTATTAATAATTTTAGTTTTAACTATGTTTTTTGTAGCCTTTGTGATTAATGCTTTAATTGTCTTTGCTTACACAAAGAAAAATCCTTATCCTTTGATTTTTATTTGTTTAAAACATAGCGCTGTTTTCGCATTTTTTACAAGAAGTTCTGCGGCAAATATCCCTGTAAATATGGCGCTTTGCTCTAAATTAAATATCAACAATAACCTATACAGTATCTCCATTCCACTAGGAGCTACGATTAATATGGCAGGAGCAGCTGTCACCATAGCTATACTAAGTCTTGCAGCAGCTCATACAGTAGGTATTGAAATAAATTTTTTACAAGCCATGCTTTTGAGTGTTTTAGCCGCATTTGCAGCTTGTGGGGCTAGCGGGGTTGCTGGTGGTTCGCTTTTACTTATACCACTTGCTTGTTCTTTATTTAATATTGATTATGACATAGCTATGCAAGTAGTTGCAGTTGGTTTTATCATAGGAGTTATTCAAGATAGTGTTGAAACTGCATTAAATAGCTCAACAGATGTTTTATTTAGTGCTATTTGTTCGGATAATGAGCTTAATTTAAAAATTTAA
- a CDS encoding aspartate carbamoyltransferase catalytic subunit: MRHLITTKDFSNDEILALFKEAKEFLDEKPRTFLEGKSVTTIFFENSTRTQSSFETATRRLGAKVLKLDVSRSSSSKGETLFDTAANLDAMAPSAIIVRHKNSGVPHTLANYTHCPIVNGGDGKHAHPTQALLDLFTIMEHFDYNIKGKKIAIVGDIKNSRVAASNLELLPRFGIDITLVAPPHFMPNYPIKKTNKLKEVIDDIDIIMSLRTQTERHNIPTYASLKDYANDFCISKDLIKDKNLIILHPGPVHRNIDISDEVMADKRCKALTQVKNGVAIRMAVLKKLILES; the protein is encoded by the coding sequence ATGAGGCATTTAATTACTACAAAGGATTTTAGCAATGATGAAATCTTGGCTTTATTTAAAGAAGCAAAAGAATTTTTAGATGAAAAACCACGTACATTTTTAGAAGGAAAAAGTGTTACAACAATTTTCTTTGAAAATTCAACACGCACCCAATCAAGCTTTGAAACAGCCACAAGAAGACTAGGTGCTAAAGTTTTAAAATTAGATGTTTCAAGAAGTAGCTCGAGTAAGGGCGAAACACTTTTTGACACTGCTGCAAATTTAGATGCAATGGCACCAAGTGCTATTATAGTTAGACACAAAAACTCAGGTGTGCCTCATACTTTAGCAAATTATACTCATTGTCCTATAGTTAATGGAGGCGATGGCAAACATGCTCATCCTACTCAAGCCTTACTTGATCTTTTTACTATAATGGAACATTTTGATTATAATATTAAAGGTAAAAAAATAGCAATAGTAGGAGATATTAAAAACTCACGCGTTGCTGCTTCAAATTTAGAATTATTACCTCGTTTTGGTATAGACATTACCCTAGTAGCCCCGCCTCATTTTATGCCAAATTATCCTATTAAAAAAACAAATAAACTAAAAGAAGTTATTGATGATATTGATATTATCATGAGTCTTAGAACGCAAACTGAAAGACATAATATTCCAACCTATGCATCGCTTAAAGATTATGCAAATGATTTTTGCATTAGTAAAGATTTAATAAAAGATAAAAATCTCATTATCCTACATCCTGGTCCTGTACATAGAAATATCGATATTAGCGATGAAGTAATGGCTGATAAAAGATGTAAGGCTTTAACTCAAGTTAAAAATGGCGTTGCCATTAGAATGGCTGTATTAAAAAAACTCATTTTAGAAAGTTAA
- the csrA gene encoding carbon storage regulator CsrA, translating into MLILSRKENESIKIGDDIEIKVVQTGKGYAKIGIEAPKSLMILRKELIEQVKSENLHAISDETIKLDDLSKKLKK; encoded by the coding sequence ATGTTAATTTTATCAAGAAAAGAAAATGAAAGCATAAAAATCGGAGATGATATAGAAATTAAAGTAGTTCAGACAGGCAAAGGTTATGCTAAAATAGGTATCGAAGCTCCAAAATCTTTAATGATACTACGCAAAGAACTCATCGAGCAAGTAAAAAGTGAAAATTTACATGCAATTAGCGATGAAACAATAAAACTTGATGACCTGAGTAAAAAGCTTAAAAAATGA
- a CDS encoding thioredoxin domain-containing protein — MKKFAYLFFTFAFAFLISACSSEEKIENEFAFAEYKMGDEILLKSVNGGEKTLVRTQNGFVVKGEENKILMFDFFGTFCTPCQEEATHLTSLWQKNTDNFIIIGLSHFENVSDQAVKDFAIKYGAYYFLSNSKENDRIVAQALKDINYQSMEQLPFKVVLKDGVYQDLTDFWNKDSKSYVKYYLGKVSTEIMQEDINRILNGSKK, encoded by the coding sequence ATGAAAAAATTTGCTTATTTATTTTTTACATTTGCTTTTGCATTTTTAATAAGTGCTTGTTCAAGTGAAGAAAAAATCGAAAATGAATTTGCTTTTGCTGAGTATAAAATGGGTGATGAAATTCTTTTAAAAAGCGTCAATGGCGGTGAAAAAACCTTAGTAAGAACACAAAATGGTTTTGTGGTAAAGGGCGAAGAGAATAAAATTTTAATGTTTGATTTTTTTGGAACCTTTTGCACACCTTGCCAAGAAGAAGCTACTCATCTGACAAGCTTATGGCAAAAAAATACCGATAATTTTATCATCATAGGGCTTAGTCATTTTGAAAATGTAAGTGATCAAGCCGTAAAAGATTTTGCTATCAAATATGGGGCATATTATTTCTTAAGCAATTCTAAAGAAAATGATAGAATTGTCGCACAAGCTTTAAAAGATATCAACTATCAAAGTATGGAACAACTTCCTTTTAAAGTAGTTTTAAAAGATGGTGTTTATCAAGATTTAACAGACTTTTGGAATAAAGACTCAAAAAGTTATGTGAAATATTATCTTGGGAAAGTTTCTACTGAGATTATGCAAGAAGATATTAATAGGATATTAAATGGGTCTAAAAAGTGA
- a CDS encoding 4-(cytidine 5'-diphospho)-2-C-methyl-D-erythritol kinase — protein sequence MKAYAKANIFLKIIGIDSRSYHLLQSRFVLIKDIFDELNFSDEKTKEGFEITGNFTQDTIIHKAYKELENLGFSNELNEFFKDKSLKLIKNIPIGGGLGGSSTDAVTFLLMINEALNLKLNQQQLEQICQKLGSDLIFFLNGYDSANVSGCGEIVEYFEDDFTQLDFTFPAIECSSAKVYKAFDESSYDLTANLNLAKTLKTLKTSEILEYKNTDLNDLFAPCVKIYPKMQTFLNEAYFLSGSGSGVFKAK from the coding sequence ATGAAAGCTTACGCAAAAGCTAATATTTTTTTAAAAATCATAGGAATTGATTCAAGATCTTATCATTTATTACAATCACGCTTTGTTTTAATAAAAGATATTTTTGATGAGTTAAACTTTAGTGATGAAAAAACTAAAGAAGGATTTGAAATCACTGGAAATTTTACCCAAGATACCATCATACACAAAGCTTATAAAGAATTAGAAAATTTAGGTTTTTCTAATGAATTAAATGAATTTTTTAAAGACAAAAGTTTAAAGCTTATCAAAAACATTCCTATAGGTGGAGGCCTTGGTGGAAGTAGCACTGATGCGGTGACATTTTTACTTATGATCAACGAAGCTTTAAATTTAAAACTTAACCAACAACAACTTGAACAAATCTGCCAAAAACTTGGCTCTGATTTAATCTTTTTTTTAAACGGATATGATAGTGCAAATGTTAGCGGTTGTGGTGAGATTGTAGAGTATTTTGAAGATGATTTTACCCAACTTGATTTTACTTTTCCAGCTATTGAATGCTCAAGCGCAAAAGTATATAAAGCATTTGATGAAAGCTCATACGATTTAACAGCAAATTTAAATTTAGCCAAAACACTTAAAACACTTAAAACAAGTGAGATTTTAGAATATAAAAATACTGATTTAAACGACTTATTTGCCCCTTGTGTAAAAATTTATCCTAAAATGCAAACTTTTCTTAATGAAGCTTATTTTTTAAGTGGAAGTGGAAGTGGAGTTTTTAAGGCTAAATGA
- the truB gene encoding tRNA pseudouridine(55) synthase TruB (catalyzes isomerization of specific uridines in RNA to pseudouridine; responsible for residues in T loops of many tRNAs), giving the protein MNKLFVAYKPSGISSNAFLGKLKKKYKNKKAGFSGTLDPFAKGVLLIAFDQYTKLFRFFDKNPKVYKATLWLGAHSLSLDNQNIKEINLINTFDEQILEQIKNELLGKITYTPPAYCAKKIDGVRSYELAKRGFEVNLKPCVMEIFYTKILHYNHPFLTIKIAVSEGSYIRSYCELFARKLGIKATLSSLERLSEGKFFYENEKELNPLAYLNLRKNTIKYPQKLYNGQKIFLDDLEIQEEGSYILEEKDFFSIISIQDNQVQYYLNKVLKC; this is encoded by the coding sequence ATGAATAAACTTTTTGTAGCTTACAAACCAAGTGGTATAAGTTCTAATGCTTTTTTAGGCAAACTCAAGAAAAAATATAAAAACAAAAAAGCAGGTTTTTCAGGAACACTTGATCCTTTTGCAAAAGGTGTTTTACTAATAGCTTTTGATCAATATACAAAACTTTTTCGTTTTTTTGATAAAAATCCAAAAGTTTACAAAGCAACGCTTTGGCTAGGTGCACATTCACTAAGCCTTGATAATCAAAATATCAAAGAGATCAATCTTATAAATACTTTTGATGAGCAAATTTTAGAACAAATTAAAAATGAACTTTTAGGTAAAATCACCTACACCCCGCCCGCATATTGTGCAAAAAAAATAGATGGGGTGCGCTCTTATGAGCTTGCAAAAAGAGGTTTTGAAGTCAATTTAAAACCCTGCGTTATGGAAATTTTTTATACTAAAATTTTACACTATAACCACCCCTTTTTAACCATAAAAATAGCAGTTAGTGAGGGTTCTTATATACGCTCTTATTGTGAATTATTTGCTAGAAAACTTGGCATTAAAGCCACACTAAGCTCATTAGAGCGTTTAAGTGAGGGAAAGTTTTTTTATGAGAATGAAAAAGAGTTAAATCCTTTAGCTTATTTAAATCTTAGAAAAAATACGATAAAATATCCCCAAAAATTATACAATGGACAAAAAATATTTTTGGACGATTTGGAAATTCAAGAAGAAGGTAGCTATATTTTAGAAGAAAAAGATTTTTTTTCTATCATTTCTATCCAAGATAATCAAGTGCAATATTATTTAAATAAGGTATTAAAATGTTAA
- the smpB gene encoding SsrA-binding protein SmpB, with translation MKKTIVKNKKAFFDYEILEKFEAGIVLKGSEVVALRASRANLKDSFVRIIKGEIFLLNAHISHLSTTHSFYKHDEKGARKLLMHKKQIDRLFGKISTQGFTIVPLELYFNEKNKVKVLIALAKGKNLHDKRESLKKKQADLEARAAIKNHY, from the coding sequence ATGAAAAAAACTATAGTAAAAAACAAAAAAGCTTTTTTTGATTATGAAATTTTGGAAAAATTTGAAGCAGGTATTGTTTTAAAAGGTTCTGAAGTGGTAGCATTAAGAGCTAGTAGAGCAAATTTAAAAGATTCTTTTGTGCGTATTATCAAAGGTGAAATTTTCTTACTTAATGCTCATATATCTCATCTTAGTACTACACATTCATTTTATAAGCATGATGAAAAAGGTGCGCGAAAACTTTTAATGCATAAAAAGCAAATCGATAGGCTTTTTGGCAAAATTAGCACTCAAGGTTTTACTATAGTGCCATTAGAACTTTATTTTAATGAAAAAAATAAAGTAAAAGTCTTAATAGCCTTAGCCAAAGGAAAAAACTTGCACGATAAAAGAGAAAGCTTAAAGAAAAAACAAGCAGATCTTGAAGCAAGAGCTGCTATAAAAAATCATTATTAA